The Parcubacteria group bacterium genome includes the window AGCAGTTTGAGGCAAAAAGTCAATATAACTTATAAACAGCCCAAAAACAGACAAAGAGTTTTGGGCAAAGGGCATTCACCCCTAACCCCTCTGCCCTTTGCCTAAAACGGAAAAAACTTATTTTAAAATTTAAGAAAAAGCCGATTGAAGAAAAATTCAAAGAAAAAAAATTACATCGCGCAACAGCGCATATGAGGTTCGGGAAAAAGCGATAATTTGATATAATCAAGGTGTCGCCTTTCCCCTCTCCCAAACCCGCCAAGGAGGCGGGCTTCTCATATGCGCGAACGTTCTGCGAAATAAAATAATTTTATTCAATTTTTTATGAGTATAGAAAGACCTGAAAACATACAAGAACAGCTTCGGGAAATTTTTTTAAAGGAAGAATATACCTGTCGCCGGAACAATTAAAAATCATTGATTTCTTGGACCAGATGGGGCGCATTGTCGTTAAAGACGCGGAAGAGATATTGTCCTGCCCGCGGCGCACGGCGCAATTGCACTTGCAAAAATTAAAAAAGATTAAAATGATTAAAGCCACCGGCAAAGGCAAATCCACCGCCTATATCGCCAATAAATAATAAGGGTGTTTAAGGCGCGCGGTATGTATGCTACGCCATAAGCACGTTCGCGCGCTGCGGCTTCCAGAGCACGGTGATGGCGCTCGCGAACGCGAGGCCGGACATCAACACAAACAGCGCGTCAAAGCCATACTTTGACGCAATCACGGCGCCGGCCACGGACCCGACTGCAGTGGTGTAGTAGGTCATGGCCTCCCACACGCCCCACTGGCGCGCCGGATGCCGGAAATCCAGGTGCTGGGAATACAACGCGGAAAACGGGGGCGCGTACACTGCCTGCCCGGCTCCGATCACCGCCTCAACGATAAGCAGGGTTGCGAACGAATCAACCAACGTGTACAAAGCAAACCCAAGTCCGATGATCGCGTACCCGATGCCCACGAACACCCTGCGCGAACCAGACCAGTCGCTCGCCTTCCCCACAACCAAGGTAAGGGTGCCCGCGACCACGGCGAACACCCCTCCGGCAATGCCCGCATTCAAAATAGAGCCGCCCACATCAGCGATAAACAGCGCGTAAATGGGCCCAAGCATTGCTTCGGCAAGGAAAATCAGCCCATTGGTGATGAGCAAAAACTGGCGGATTTTGTTGTGCTTCTTTGGTGCCATATCACGATACAAAAAACCCACACGCTGACTAGCGCGAGCTTGATAATAATGAGGCCCCGGAAAGGTAGAAAATGATGTTTTGTCGGGGCATATATACTATACCACAGCTAATAAAAAAATACAAGCTTGTGCTCTTTCCGAAAAAATGTGATATAATAACACCGCATTTTTCATCACTTAAAAAACAGATATGCAACACAAACCATACCTGGGCTTGATCATGGCGCTCGCGCTCGCGCTCGCATCCCCTGCCCTCGCGCAGGATGAAGCCACAACCGAGGAGGCTGCGGTGGACGCGGCCGTGCAGGAAGCAGCTGCTGAAGAAGCCGTGGACGCGGTCATTGAGGAAGTCGGGCTCTCTCCGGAAGCGCTGGAAGACGAAGTCGTCACCGAACAGGATCTGGAAGCCGAGACCCCGGGCAGGTTCCATTTCCTGACGAAAATCAAGCGCACGGTCCAGCGCACCATCACGCGCGATCCCATCAAAAAAGCCGAGTACCGCATTGAGGAGGCGCACGAGGAACTGTTGCGCGCCAAAAAGCTCGTGGAAGAGAACCCGGATGACGAGGGAGCGCAGGAGCGCGCCCAGGAAGCGCTCGGTGATTTTGAGCGCAATATAGAAAAGGTAAAAGACCAGGCAGCGGACATCAAAGAGAAAAAGGCGGACCAGGCCGGCGCGTTCTTGGAAAAAATAGCGGACTTCCAGATCAAGCAGCAAAAAATGCTTGATAATTTGGAGGAGAAGCTTCCGGAGCAGGCCTTTGCAAAAGTGCAGGAAGCGCGCCAGCGGTCCATAGCGAACCAGTCCCAGGTCATGGCCCAGGTGGCCGAAAACCAACAGCAGATCGCAGAACGCTTCAGCGCGGCGTTTGAGAAGCAGCGCGGCAGTGAATTCCGGGACTTCAAAAACATTGAAATGATGGAACAGATGTCCGAGTTCATTCCGGACGAAATGAAAACCGCCATTGAGCAGGCAAAAACAGAGGCCCGCGCCCGGTTTGAAACGCAGATCCAGTCCCTTTCTGGAGATGCGCGCAACCAGGGGTTCAAGCGGTACGTGGAAAACATTAGTGGAGATCCGGTCAGCCAGATGCGCGCCCTGGACAACATAAAATCCCAAGCCGACCTTCCGGACGAATTTTTCGCAAGCATGGAGGCCGCAAAGGAAAAAACCATCAATAAGTTTGAAGAGCGCTTCCGGAGGTTTGCGGATCCCGCAAACCGCGAAGCGTTCCTGAACGAGTTCTCAAACGGCAGCCCGGAAAATTTGCGCGCCATGCAGCAAATCCAGGAAAACGTGCCCCCGGAAATCAAGCAGGAAATAGAGCGCAAAGAAACCCAATCAATCCAGCGGTTCAAGGAGCGGTTTGTGGATGATCCGGATGCGCAGTCCCGCGCCGGCAAGTTCCAGGAGCTCGCCAAAAAAATGCGCGAAAACCCGGACCCCGCAACTTTCGCCGCCATCCAGCAGATTGAGCAGAACCTGCCCCCGGAACAGCGCGCGTTCGTAGAAGGCCTCAAGCAGGAAGCCCAGGCCGGGTTCCAAGAACAGTTCCGGCAAGACCAGGGCACGTTCCTCAAGCGCATCCAGAGCTTTGACCCGAACGCCATCCAGCAACTGCAACAGTTTGGCGGAGACGCTCCGGCAGAGTTCCAGGGGATCATCAGCCAGGCTGTAAACGGGCAAATTGATTTTACGCGCCAGCGGCTCCAGCAGTTTGACGATCCTGCAAGGTTTGAGCGGTTCAAACAGCAGATTGACCAGAACGCGGGCATCCGTCAGCAGATTGAGGCGCGGTACGCTGATTTCGGGAGCCAATTGCAGAACAAGGGCCAGGAAATAGAGGGCATCAAGCAGCAGATTGAACAGGGCTTCAGCCAGCGGATTGAACAGGAACGCCAGATGAGAACCGAGCAGGGCTTGCCTGACTTTTCGCAAGAGGAGCTTACAAACATCAAAGAGCGCTTCTTCCTGCGGCCCCAGCTCGGCATTGAACAGGGCGTGGCCGACCAGTTCCGCCAAGTGCAGGAACAACAGGTCCAGAGGGAGTTCCAAAACCAATTCCGCGAGCAAGCGGTACAGCAGGGCTTGCAGGGAGACCAGCTGAATAATTTCCTGAAACAGCAGGGCATCAGCGAAGACGAACAGCGCTCGTTTGAGCAGGGCCCCCCGCAGGGCGGCCAGCAGTTCCGCGAGTTTCAGAATGTGCCGAGCGACATCCAGCAAAAGCTCCAGGAGCAGTTCCAGAACCGCGAGCAGGACCTCAAACAGCAGATCCAGCGCCAGGGCGCGGTTCCCCAGGAAATTCTGCAGAGGGTCCAGCAACAGCAGCAATTCCAGCAGTTCCGAGAGCAGAACCAAGGACAAAACAACCGAGAGCAAGGCGGCCAGCCTAATGAGGCCAGGACCGAAAACAGCGGCCGCGCCATAGAAAACCAGCGCCAAGAGTCCGGGCGCTCCCTGGAGCAGCTGCGGGAAGACCTCAAGCAGAACAGCCCTTCCGGAACCAAGATTAACGAGCAGCCGTTTGAGGATGCCAAACGCGCGGTGGAGCGCCAGGCCGAATTCCTAAAACAGCAGCAGGAAAACCAACGCGAAAGCCAGAAGCAGGAACAGCAATTCCAGCCGCCTTCTCAAAATTCTTTCCAGCCGCCCCGAACAGAGCAGCAACAACAGCCCCAGAGCTTCACCCAGCCGCAAGAGTTCAAACAGCCGGAGAACAGCGGACCATCATTCAATAGCGGCCCCTCATCTGGAGGTTCCGGGAGCTTTTCTCCCCCTCCGTCCGGCGGCAACTTCTCTTCGGGCGGCGGTGGCGGCAACACGCCGCCTCCTCCCCCGCCTTCCGGCGGCGGATCCTCAAGCGGGCCCGGCCCCTCGTCCGGCGGCGGCACTCCGCCTCCTCCCCCGCCGCAGTAACCCTTTCGTGGCCAAGCCAAAGCTGATAGCTATCTTAGGCCCGACCGCGAGCGGAAAATCAACGCTCGCTATTGGGCTTGCGCAAAAATTTGGCGGCGAAATCATAAGCGCTGACTCGCGCCAGGTGTACCGCGGCTTGGACATTGGCGCCGGCAAAGTGACTATTGGCGAGCA containing:
- a CDS encoding MFS transporter; this encodes MAPKKHNKIRQFLLITNGLIFLAEAMLGPIYALFIADVGGSILNAGIAGGVFAVVAGTLTLVVGKASDWSGSRRVFVGIGYAIIGLGFALYTLVDSFATLLIVEAVIGAGQAVYAPPFSALYSQHLDFRHPARQWGVWEAMTYYTTAVGSVAGAVIASKYGFDALFVLMSGLAFASAITVLWKPQRANVLMA